The proteins below come from a single Metarhizium brunneum chromosome 1, complete sequence genomic window:
- the Clk1 gene encoding Dual specificity protein kinase, with protein MSKCPPPRHEFNLEISKRWVKSSGPRYVSIKISALDANAADEIRCMKLISKANPSHEGLSHIRTPIDVFNLQGECGTHTCLVFEPMRETLFQFQQRLPRQRLGPPIFKAYMFCLLQALDYLHTECRLIHTDIKDDNIMVTLEDDSVLKDLVQYYKTNSQPKHVRNEDGRVTYLSHDELGGLRGTTLLPRLADFNLCFPGLPDNRGHISPIQSHRYRAPEVFLGCPWSYSADIWNLGLMKILACSTGLLARTANTTRVHLAQMVSTLGNPPEALVQRERMCRKAKLGKIIISQKGKECETMNEFWGGPFFDEDGCIIRKDLVEEGKKLSDMVTELVGEEKEQFLDFAACMLQWLPEKRKTAKELLKHPFLDPLRIS; from the exons ATGTCCAAATGTCCGCCACCGCGACATGAATTTAACCTTGAAATCAGTAAAAGATGGGTCAAGTCGTCAGGTCCTCGCTATGTTAGCATCAAAATATCCGCTTTAGATGCAAATGCTGCTGATGAGATTAGATGTATGAAGCTCATCTCAAAGGCCAATCCATCACACGAAGGTCTCTCACATATTCGGACACCCATTGATGTGTTTAACTTACAAGGTGAATGTGGGACGCATACTTGTCTCGTGTTTGAGCCCATGAGAGAGACTCTTTTCCAGTTCCAGCAAAGACTTCCACGACAAAGGCTAGGGCCTCCAATATTCAAAGCTTACATGTTTTGCCTCCTCCAAGCTTTGGATTACTTGCACACGGAGTGCCGTCTGATCCATACAG ATATCAAGGATGATAATATCATGGTCACACTTGAGGATGACTCTGTTCTGAAAGATCTTGTGCAATACTACAAGACTAATTCCCAGCCCAAGCATGTCAGAAACGAAGATGGGCGTGTGACGTATTTGTCACATGATGAACTTGGTGGCCTCCGTGGCACTACTCTCTTACCTCGACTTGCTGACTTCAATCTCTGCTTCCCTGGACTACCTGATAATCGGGGCCATATATCTCCCATCCAATCTCATCGGTATCGTGCCCCGGAGGTGTTTCTCGGTTGTCCGTGGTCATACAGTGCTGATATATGGAATCTCGGCCTAATG AAGATACTAGCCTGTTCAACCGGCCTGctggcgaggacggcgaaTACGACGCGCGTTCATCTTGCTCAAATGGTTTCCACCTTGGGAAATCCCCCTGAAGCTCTAGTCCAAAGAGAACGAATGTGTCGTAAAGCTAAACTCGGCAAGATTATCATAAGTCAGAAGGGGAAAGAGTGCGAAACTATGAACGAGTTTTGGGGAGGTCCTTTTTTTGACGAAGACG GCTGCATTATCCGCAAGGACTTGGTCGAAGAAGGGAAGAAATTATCTGATATGGTGACCGAGTTAGTTGGAGAGGAAAAGGAGCAGTTTCTAGACTTTGCCGCCTGTATGTTGCAATGGCTGCCCGAGAAAAGGAAGACTGCTAAAGAGCTGCTAAAACACCCGTTTCTTGACCCTTTGAGGATCTCATGA
- the cctO_1 gene encoding Cyclochlorotine biosynthesis protein O, translating into MPSNRTPEAKYDHLSDSESDDASSFLKLRSTSHHWGQSRGLVVGLCGIIAALLTALFVMVWQHMASPSQLQCAKLNSPFCQSFASQKVFTFFILSIVTDLGAAPAWDGVEFWEGDFENEFPHKTLYRGPPTPEREKAWEDLWLYTPVTVPERGIAALNQTGKPWLKSDDGKGYTALLEVFH; encoded by the exons ATGCCTTCCAACAGAACCCCCGAGGCCAAATATGACCACCTGTCAGATTCTGAAAGCGATGATGCGTCTAGCTTTCTTAAACTGCGTTCCACCAGCCACCACTGGGGTCAAAGCCGGGGGTTGGTTGTTGGCCTTTGTGGAATAATTGCTGCCCTGCTCACCGCATTGTTCGTCATGGTGTGGCAGCACATGGCCAGCCCAAGCCAGCTGCAGTGCGCAAAGCTCAATTCTCCATTTTGTCAGTCATTTGCTTCCCAGAAGGTGTTTACGTTCTTTATCCTGAGCATTGTGACTGACTTGGGGGCAGCACCCGCGTGGGATGGAGTTGAATTTTGGGAAGGCGACTTTGAGAACGAATTTCCGCATAAAACACTCTACCGAgggccgccgacgccagAACGGGAAAAGGCCTGGGAGGATCTCTGGTTAT ACACACCGGTCACCGTCCCAGAACGTGGCATTGCGGCTCTTAATCAAACCGGTAAACCGTGGTTGAAGagcgatgatggcaaaggaTACACAGCTTTGCTGGAGGTGTTCCACTAG
- the abcB_1 gene encoding ABC multidrug transporter B: protein MAGEVPLKSGTIETRQRSLAYCDQTPWVTNVSVKDNIIAQSEYDQQWLATVLHACQLDVDVSAFPMGVATIVGSGGVALSGGQKQRVAMARAVYSRKTFVILDDVFSGLDNKTSRAVFQRLLGSGGLLRNDGQTVVLATNNVSFLEAADYITMLEKGKIVRNQVQYSAFDQQDWGINQDETESDDSSFEVDGNESSRHAKRREADRAQAMRHAEAELSRQTGDIDCYKIYLKSMGLPVVTATLILVIITVAADKMPQIWLRLWTQHGTTSTSDNLSYMGGYVAFIVLAMIGGVVNIAFFAIIGIPKSAKRLHAMLLAAVIQAPFHFFTCTDNGLTLNRFSQDMSLLDQALPFAFIATVAAVVQAIAETAIIASGSSYIGAILPVCFVAVYLIQHYYLKTSRQVRILDLEMKSPLYTHFTETLAGLSTIRAFGWTMAVKEENLCRLNTSQRPYYTMFCIQRWLQVILDLFTAGMALVLVTFAVMFPWTTSNGAIGLAMVNIISFEFTLSMVITQWTQLETSLGAITRLKWFIKNTPSENKLQENQEPPPGWPSRGLIELDNVTAAYKDGADPVLLGVSLTIAPGQKVGICGRSGSGKSSLVATLARLLELQPGSTIRIDGVNLATVPRQTIRSRLISLPQDALRLAGTVRHNLDPEQSIQADEALIEALTKTAIWPYIEAKGGLEAKVEDLIFSAGQLQLFCLARVVLRHGRAASRGAVILLDEATSSVDRRTDDQVRDAISANLDGRTVIEVAHRLDVIRHYDVIVVMAEGRVVETGPPDELLAQSGSEFAALWASRGL, encoded by the exons ATGGCCGGTGAAGTTCCGTTGAAGTCCGGGACAATTGAGACCAGGCAACGCAGCCTGGCTTATTGCGACCAAACACCTTGGGTCACAAACGTCAGCGTAAAGGATAATATTATCGCGCAGTCAGAATACGACCAGCAGTGGCTCGCAACTGTACTCCACGCATGCCAATTAGACGTGGATGTGTCTGCGTTCCCCATGGGAGTGGCGACCATCGTGGGATCAGGAGGCGTTGCACTGAGCGGCGGTCAGAAGCAGCGCGTG gccatggcgagagcaGTATACTCGCGCAAAACGTTTGTAATTctcgacgacgtcttcaGCGGCCTGGACAACAAGACGTCACGCGCCGTCTTCCAAAGGCTGCTTGGAAGTGGCGGCCTGCTACGTAATGACGGCCAGACAGTAGTTCTTGCTACTAATAACG TCAGCTTCCTTGAGGCGGCAGATTACATCACCATGTTGGAGAAAGGTAAGATTGTCCGCAACCAGGTGCAGTATTCGGCCTTTGATCAACAGGACTGGGGTATCAACCAAGACGAGACCGAGTCGGATGACTCCTCATTTGAGGTTGACGGAAATGAATCCAGTCGTCATGCAAAACGACGAGAGGCGGACCGAGCCCAGGCTATGAGAcacgccgaggccgagctcaGCCGCCAAACAGGTGATATTGACTGTTACAAAATCTATCTCAAGTCGATGGGACTGCCGGTTGTCACTGCTACTTTGATCCTCGTCATTATCACCGTGGCTGCGGATAAGATGCCCC AAATATGGCTGCGCCTATGGACACAACACGGCACTACCTCTACCTCTGATAATCTAAGCTACATGGGAGGCTATGTCGCGTTTATTGTCCTAGCCATGATTGGCGGAGTGGTCAACATAGCTTTCTTCGCCATTATTGGCATTCCCAAGTCTGCGAAGCGCCTTCATGCCATGTTACTGGCCGCCGTGATTCAAGCCCCCTTTCACTTTTTCACCTGTACGGATAACGGGTTGACTCTCAACAGATTCAGCCAGGACATGAGTCTGCTTGATCAAGCCTTGCCCTTTGCATTTATTGCGACCGTTGCGGCCGTGGTTCAAGCCATTGCCGAGACGGCAATCATTGCTTCTGGATCATCGTACATTGGCGCAATCTTGCCCGTTTGCTTTGTAGCTGTGTACTTGATCCAACACTACTACCTCAAAACATCTCGCCAAGTTCGAATCTTGGACCTGGAGATGAAGTCGCCGTTATACACACATTTCACGGAGACTCTGGCCGGGCTCTCCACCATTCGCGCATTTGGATGGACTATGGCGGTAAAGGAAGAAAACCTTTGCAGATTGAACACGTCCCAAAGGCCTTACTATACCATGTTTTGCATCCAGCGGTGGCTCCAAGTCATCTTGGATTTATTTACTGCCGGTATGGCGCTCGTGCTTGTTACATTCGCCGTCATGTTTCCATGGACAACCTCGAACGGTGCCAtcggcttggccatggtaaACATAATCAGCTTTGAATTTACGCTTTCTATGGTTATTACCCAGTGGACGCAGCTGGAAACTTCACTTGGTGCCATTACCCGGCTAAAGTGGTTTATAAAGAACACGCCCAGTGAGAACAAGCTGCAAGAGAATCAGGAGCCGCCTCCCGGTTGGCCATCACGGGGTCTAATTGAACTTGATAATGTGACTGCTGCTTACAA AGACGGTGCCGATCCGGTTCTGCTCGGCGTCAGTCTTACTATTGCGCCAGGACAAAAAGTCGGAATCTGTGGCCGATCTGGAAG CGGCAAGTCATCTCTTGTGGCCACGCTGGCCCGCCTTCTCGAATTGCAGCCCGGAAGCACGATTCGCATTGACGGCGTCAATCTTGCCACTGTACCGAGACAAACGATCCGCTCACGACTCATTTCGCTCCCGCAGGATGCGCTGCGCCTGGCAGGAACCGTCCGCCACAACCTCGACCCGGAGCAATCTATCCAAGCTGACGAAGCGCTCATAGAGGCCCTCACAAAGACGGCAATCTGGCCCTATATTGAAGCCAAGGGTGgtctcgaggccaaggtagAAGACTTGATATTCTCAGCTGGACAACTGCAGCTATTCTGCCTTGCTAGAGTAGTCTTGCGACACGGCAGAGCTGCTAGCCGTGGTGCAGTTATTCTCCTTGATGAAGCAACAAGCAGCGTGGACCGTCGCACCGACGACCAGGTCCGCGATGCTATTAGTGCCAACCTGGATGGGCGCACCGTCATAGAGGTTGCGCATCGGCTTGACGTTATACGTCACTATGATGTTATTGTTGTCATGGCTGAGGGGAGAGTTGTCGAGACCGGTCCTCCTGATGAGCTCCTTGCACAGTCTGGGTCTGAATTCGCGGCGCTGTGGGCAAGTAGAGGTCTGTAA
- the atnC_3 gene encoding MFS efflux pump atnC, with protein sequence MAHDTHNTEETSLLRHHHDEASSGVERTLRQRLMIAGRCTTVLLLVVLTMSISSTPMLEIMEGIICRSLHPDVDGTLNHPVCKGADVQSEFAQLQGWVTPFALVPGLVMAMPYGAMADKHSRRLVLSLAISGLVVAQILEIATCWFSDTIPIRLICLAGLATFVGGGPMVINAMIFTMVGDVFTADQRLADPVPYEYYNGLWKNRTTAFFYLGASMTVVELISGPLTYLLMKRGDWFCVFTGLAGLCLANILALLLPESRDANTLRKHKPTSRQPESHQQQTGSGFFDLLSKLPNAAATCIMAATNFVSNNRHSTLLLVGVAFGTLGQDVIILLQQYMTKRFGYLMAQPPEPAAEIILRTLNGEITYEEAADQETNVLPELTYWRRMDDFGSYLLAHKKEIEDIVSRYLRLDGAEKCCLSPPPEWNYGSFNLCLPASIINWKKRPGGRVMIRFPLPFKVGESDFPGNSDEKLRSEVATYSWIGKNCPEVPLPCLWGFAFAGGPSFAALDTAPFLSRFFEKLRRQIWSLLGYAVPCQYVQLNSPYNLNTGHMVIDYIEPADAEMLSSTWETKRHDERARANLFRGLSRIMLALGKVPLQRIGSFTMDNQGVISLTNRPLRLQLHQLENEGIPTNISRNTTYTSIEPFLHDILACHDSRLRHQLNAANDEADCKAQMAVLSAFRTILPLFVRRDLRSGPYILTLTDIHASNIFVDTEWNIKYLIDLEWACSLPLEMLHPPSWLSDEPFERLSPQFDELYQEFIDIFKGEEALYFSPSQHQRGPQFFTETMRQGWEAGNFFYFLGLESVTGLYFIFQRRIRPRFDTSNEFPDEALSAYWGQGSEQFIAGKVQQKKEYDEKLRQAFKSEDA encoded by the exons ATGGCCCACGATACGCACAATACCGAGGAGACTAGTCTCCTGCGACACCATCATGACGAAGCTTCATCGGGTGTGGAACGCACATTGAGGCAGCGGCTCATGATTGCTGGCCGATGCACCACTGTGCTGTTGCTTGTGGTTCTTACAATGTCCATATCGTCGACTCCAATGCTGGAAATTATGGAAGGCATCATCTGTCGTTCCTTGCACCCGGACGTTGATGGCACACTCAACCACCCCGTCTGCAAAGGCGCAGACGTGCAATCAGAGTTTGCCCAACTTCAAGGCTGGGTTACGCCCTTTGCCCTGGTCCCCGGTCTAGTGATGGCCATGCCATAcggagccatggccgacaaGCACAGCCGCAGACTCGTGCTTTCTTTGGCTATTTCGGGCCTCGTTGTTGCGCAGATTCTTGAGATTGCCACAT GCTGGTTCTCAGACACCATACCAATTCGTTTGATATGTCTGGCGGGCCTCGCTACCTTTGTTGGTGGCGGACCCATggtcatcaatgccatgatcTTCACCATGGTCGGTGATGTATTTACCGCTGATCAAAGGTTGGCCGATCCAGTCCCCTACGAATACTACAATGGCTTATGGAAAAACAGAACCACTGCCTTCTTCTACCTCGGTGCCTCCATGACAGTTGTTGAACTGATATCCGGTCCTTTGACGTACCTCCTCATGAAGCGTGGCGATTGGTTTTGCGTCTTCACCGGCTTGGCAGGACTATGCCTCGCTAACATTTTGGCATTGCTGTTACCGGAGAGTCGCGACGCCAATACACTGCGTAAACATAAACCAACCAGCCGTCAGCCAGAATCGCATCAACAGCAGACGGGCAGTGGATTCTTCGACTTGCTCTCCAAGCTGCCCAACGCTGCGGCAActtgcatcatggctgcGACGAATTTCGTTTCCAACAACAGACATTCTACGCTACTGCTTGTGGGTGTCGCGTTCGGCACCCTCGGTCAAGACGTCATCATCTTGTTGCAGCAGTACATGACGAAGCGTTTCG GATACTTGATGGCACAACCACCGGAGCCGGCAGCCGAGATAATCCtaagaacattgaatggagAGATTACATATGAGGAGGCCGCTGATCAGGAGACCAATGTCCTGCCGGAGCTGACATATTGGCGGAGGATGGACGACTTCGGTAGCTATCTCCTTGCCCACAAAAAGGAGATTGAAGATATCGTATCACGCTACTTGCGTctcgacggcgccgagaaATGCTGTCTCTCACCTCCTCCTGAGTGGAACTATGGTAGCTTCAATCTGTGCTTGCCTGCTTCTATTATCAACTGGAAGAAGCGCCCTGGGGGGAGGGTAATGATTCGCTTTCCGCTCCCTTTCAAAGTTGGTGAATCGGACTTTCCGGGCAACTCTGACGAGAAGCTTCGTTCTGAAGTGGCTACCTATTCCTGGATTGGAAAGAATTGTCCGGAAGTTCCTCTACCCTGTCTTTGGGGATTTGCATTCGCTGGTGGTCCTAGT TTTGCTGCGTTGGATACCGCTCCATTCCTCTCTCGATTTTTCGAAAAACTTCGACGCCAAATTTGGTCTCTGCTTGGTTACGCAGTACCATGCCAATATGTGCAGTTAAACTCTCCCTATAATCTCAACACAGGGCATATGGTCATTGATTACATTGAACCTGCTGATGCGGAGATGCTCTCTTCAACGTGGGAAACGAAGCGACACGATGAGCGTGCAAGAGCCAATTTATTTCGTGGCCTTTCACGCATCATGCTCGCGCTCGGAAAAGTTCCATTGCAACGTATTGGGTCTTTTACTATGGACAACCAGGGAGTTATTAGTCTCACGAATCGACCGCTTAGGCTTCAGCTACATCAACTGGAGAACGAGGGTATCCCGACGAATATCAGCAGAAACACCACCTATACCTCCATAGAACCATTCTTGCACGACATTCTAGCTTGTCATGACAGTCGTTTACGACATCAGCTGAACGCCGCGAATGATGAGGCTGATTGCAAAGCGCAGATGGCAGTTTTAAGCGCTTTCCGAACAATCCTCCCACTTTTTGTACGCCGAGATTTACGTTCCGGACCATATATACTAACTCTGACCGATATTCATGCGAGCAATATCTTCGTTGATACGGAATGGAACATCAAATATCTAATCGACCTGGAATGGGCCTGTTCACTACCACTAGAAATGCTACATCCGCCGTCGTGGTTATCAGATGAACCTTTTGAGAGACTGTCCCCTCAGTTTGACGAGTTATATCAGGAGTTTATAGACATCTTCAAGGGAGAGGAGGCCCTTTATTTCTCACCGTCACAACACCAGCGAGGACCACAGTTTTTCACGGAAACTATGAGACAGGGATGGGAAGCTGGAAATTTCTTCTACTTTCTTGGACTAGAGAGTGTTACTGGACTATATTTCATCTTCCAACGACGCATTCGACCTCGATTCGACACCTCTAATGAATTTCCCGATGAAGCTCTTTCTGCGTATTGGGGGCAAGGCAGTGAGCAATTTATTGCCGGCAAAGTCcaacaaaaaaaggaatatGACGAGAAACTCAGGCAGGCGTTTAAGAGTGAGGATGCCTGA
- the abcB_2 gene encoding ABC multidrug transporter B, translating to MAAGDDSFGPHLPGYFDFTLLFEQSLLSLVPTGIFLLAWPWRIRRLWRRENIVGSRELRIVKLVLCGCFTALQIVILAIWCLPSTVRASTSIAEAVFGVIAGFSVTGLSYLEHARSVRPSLLLNFYLLITAILDLAKVRTAFLRPVKHTLASLLVAALFIKVMLFVVEEVPKKPIYSEKPVPRESSAGVVSRSVFWWLNRFLRTGYKTTLDVDDIAIIDEKFDSQRLLLQLEEAWDKDSKQGKFSLIKCTFLALKGQFAAGIAPRILFGGFTFAQPFLINTVVDFVGQPDETRNMALAKSLIVATLLLYVGRAVAGAWYKHTTFQLLTMYRGALISLVFKKTLELGEQSVRESVPVTLMSTDVEGIATGAMTIHDIWASLIELPAALYLLYRHVGVPSLFILIPATVTTISGAMISPHMGPARMQWNRAIQERVGETSRMLSQIKGVKMMGLSNWFHHRLLQLRADELELSTRFRWLLVYINGFAAASQAFTPAVVILAAIFWTKSRQGLSVASAFTSLSIMTIAATPIIQILVSLMQIFGVIGCFTRLQVFLKSESRRDPRQWISSRHSTASTNSLALPESLGLSPEKSLMATKDALELVARPSNKTVRRSGPMLRLVDATFSVDDGTEVLDSIDMTIEQGTFSMVV from the exons ATGGCTGCCGGCGATGATAGTTTCGGCCCTCACTTGCCTGGATACTTTGATTTCACTCTGCTTTTTGAGCAGAGCCTCTTATCCCTTGTTCCGACCGGCATTTTCCTCCTtgcctggccatggcgtATCCGTCGCCTTTGGCGCCGGGAAAACATTGTTGGCTCACGCGAATTACGGATTGTCAAATTG GTCCTCTGTGGTTGTTTCACGGCGCTACAGATTGTCATCCTCGCGATCTGGTGCCTGCCCAGCACCGTCAGGGCCAGCACATCGATTGCCGAAGCCGTGTTTGGCGTTATTGCCGGCTTCTCTGTCACGGGCCTATCGTATCTGGAGCACGCGCGGTCGGTTCGGCCGTCGTTGCTGCTCAACTTTTACCTGCTCATCACCGCCATCCTTGACCTAGCCAAGGTCAGGACCGCTTTCCTCAGGCCGGTCAAGCACACCTTGGCCAGTCTCCTAGTTGCAGCCCTATTCATAAAGGTCATGCTTTTTGTGGTCGAAGAAGTCCCCAAGAAACCTATTTACTCGGAAAAGCCGGTACCTAGGGAGAGCAGCGCTGGAGTGGTGAGCCGCAGCGTTTTTTGGTGGTTAAACAGATTTCTCAGAACGGGATACAAGACCACCCTAGATGTTGACGATATTGCCATTATAGACGAAAAATTCGATTCGCAGAGACTGTTGCTACAGTTGGAGGAAGCTTGGGATAAAG ACAGCAAGCAAGGAAAATTCAGCTTGATCAAGTGCACGTTTCTGGCCTTGAAGGGGCAGTTCGCTGCTGGAATCGCACCGCGCATTCTGTTTGGCGGCTTCACGTTTGCGCAGCCGTTTCTTATCAACACGGTTGTCGATTTTGTCGGCCAGCCAGACGAAACAAGGAATATGGCCTTAGCCAAGAGTCTCATCGTAGCTACTTTATTGCTCTACGTCGGCCGTGCAGTCGCCGGGGCGTGGTATAAACATACGACCTTCCAGCTCTTGACCATGTATCGCGGTGCTCTCATTTCGCTGGTCTTTAAGAAGACGCTAGAGCTGGGCGAGCAATCAGTTCGCGAGTCGGTCCCCGTTACTCTGATGAGCACCGATGTCGAGGGCATTGCTACTGGTGCAATGACCATTCACGATATTTGGGCCAGCTTGATAGAGCTCCCCGCTGCGCTTTACCTCCTCTACCGGCATGTCGGAGTCCCCAGCTTGTTTATTCTGATTCCTGCTACTG TTACTACGATTTCTGGTGCGATGATATCACCGCACATGGGCCCTGCGAGAATGCAATGGAACAGGGCCATACAGGAACGTGTTGGGGAAACGTCTAGGATGCTCAGTCAGATAAAGGGCGTCAAGATGATGGGCCTAAGCAATTGGTTTCATCATCGCCTGCTCCAACTTCGTGCAGACGAACTAGAATTATCGACAAGGTTTCGATGGCTTCTCGTTTACATCAACGGGTTTG CTGCTGCATCACAGGCATTCACACCAGCGGTTGTGATTCTCGCCGCTATCTTCTGGACCAAGTCGCGGCAGGGGCTGAGCGTTGCTTCAGCCTTCACTTCGCTGTCTATAATGACCATCGCAGCTACGCCCATAATTCAAATTCTAGTCTCTCTGATGCAGATATTCGGCGTGATTGGGTGTTTCACCCGTCTTCAGGTATTTCTGAAGTCTGAGTCGAGAAGGGACCCGCGACAATGGATTTCGTCTCGACATTCCACCGCTTCTACAAATTCGTTGGCACTACCAGAGAGCCTCGGTCTTTCACCAGAAAAATCTCTCATGGCTACCAAAGACGCTCTCGAACTTGTTGCACGACCATCTAACAAGACTGTTCGCCGAAGCGGCCCGATGTTGAGACTCGTAGATGCCACATTCTCTGTGGATGACGGCACAGAGGTACTTGACAGTATTGACATGACCATTGAGCAAGGCACCTTTTCAATGGTAGTCTGA
- the iki1 gene encoding Elongator complex protein 5, producing the protein MAAPNSVHSRSHSLLLLQKLLNLRDSASPLTLVLDGLEQPAQPVLDEFMTRAKISKTKVILLSFATVKKPQTVDVMVKAAGRDLRLVAKELAAHYPVFDPTQPREKPSQRAIILIDSLNSLASTAPSSLSHFLSSILTPAVSIVSVYHTDVPILLPPSFNEYEPHPFTILNHLATAILRLSSLPQEIDRQKARNRAVQEPEWGLKEDREGVIIGLKPRAPDQDRGVVVDMELRRKSGRTVTEKFILQRHLLAAGKSGTGRITLLTDHAMFRPAEADRDDAEEPESTFSLGLTEKQRRDREGIVLPYFDAQTDIGAGEGGRILYEMGREDDFDEEEDEI; encoded by the exons ATGGCGGCCCCAAACAGTGTCCACAGTCGCTCGCATAGCCTGCTACTGCTGCAGAAGCTGCTCAACCTCCGCGACTCGGCGAGTCCTCTCACTCTTGTCCTCGATGGCCTTGAACAGCCGGCGCAGCCCGTACTTGACGAGTTCATGACCCGCGCAAAG ATTTCCAAAACAAAAGTCATACTGCTCTCTTTCGCCACGGTCAAGAAGCCGCAGACCGTCGACGTCAtggtcaaggccgccggCAGGGATTTGCGACTCGTAGCCAAGGAACTGGCTGCGCATTATCCCGTCTTCGACCCGACCCAGCCAAGAGAAAAGCCGTCCCAAA GGGCCATTATTCTCATCGACTCACTCAACAGCCTCGCCTCCACGGCCCCCAGCTCCCTCTCTCACTTTCTCTCAAGCATCCTCACACCAGCAGTATCAATAGTGTCCGTGTACCACACCGACGTGCCCATCCTCCTGCCCCCATCATTCAACGAGTACGAACCGCACCCCTTCACCATCCTGAACCACCTCGCCACCGCCATCCTCCGCCTCTCCAGCCTGCCCCAGGAAATCGACAGGCAAAAAGCCCGCAACCGCGCCGTCCAGGAACCCGAGTGGGGCCTCAAGGAAGACCGCGAAGGCGTCATCATAGGCCTCAAGCCAAGGGCCCCAGACCAGGACAgaggcgtcgtcgtcgacatggagctgcgACGCAAGAGCGGGCGGACAGTGACGGAAAAGTTCATCCTGCAGCGCCACCTGCTGGCGGCGGGCAAGTCGGGCACGGGCAGAATCACGCTGTTGACGGACCACGCCATGTTTCGCCCGGCAGAGGCGGATCGCGACGACGCGGAGGAGCCGGAGAGCACGTTTAGCTTGGGGCTGACggagaagcagaggcggGACAGGGAGGGCATTGTGCTGCCGTACTTTGATGCGCAGACGGATattggcgccggcgagggcggcaggATATTGTATGAGATGGGGAGGGAGGATGactttgacgaggaggaggatgagatTTAG